One stretch of Oncorhynchus tshawytscha isolate Ot180627B linkage group LG21, Otsh_v2.0, whole genome shotgun sequence DNA includes these proteins:
- the LOC112244911 gene encoding NF-kappa-B-repressing factor has protein sequence MAERVDIGEMPSFDLVPSAEAKKRPNSSDGREEPMRKMPVSKFGSRPRFEPVHFVSGGSSGRSGNDEKENDKERRRSEVNSVRQWDSDSDRPSYGSNRAPDSSAARPAFDRVSSYGSSDSWRDRERDRDIPSGSTSGLGHGSQGSASNYMTKMQQDYSARYEFHSTRHPDTYAQAPRFDGYGGGSRSGGWGDSGRQGLGFRQQDRPTSSRPFSRVYSSPGRSSPSSVSGSSSQPIPISQAVLDEKQRLINSVASAIAVTLRDPAFMCGAESPNYNFMLSRSIQACKTNPEYVYVNLKDIPPADLPKNRKVPTDGYACELRCQCVYLATGYSGSKNGARDRASEQAMKLFFKLVEVRVVQRKFKHFLVNDIVVCQTHCPTPAFLPALRNPEDKPTPSSKGQYEPDKRKHWTDFVVVDNAHDAICILNNSAAFNRMKIDYKFDVVPNSSAWQCSVYLQDALVAQARGSKKTSKHTAAEEAVRKLRMNQAARQQQQQPQQFSRGNHHSDPSGGRFGNQGGRKKHLSELVILENSDNAICIINDTAQFNKVSADYKFTVLPDHRWRCEVFLEGQYVAAGIGPKKTVKHIAAEEALATLRQTQAVVKSNLRKEGNADALSRHQILTRSGEESSRQEIKEDNIGNQLLRKMGWKGGGLGREGEGISEPIKVKEQFSREGLGMDMDKSGNQLTKRNIEDIIRNYASSDRQDDLRFSTELNNDERKQIHQISQKYGLRSKSYGQGRLRFLIVSRKVHKDQLIGQLLQEGQVGRYELVKPQASH, from the exons AAAGAAGCGACCCAATTCATCAGATGGCA GAGAAGAGCCAATGAGGAAAATGCCAGTGTCCAAATTTGGTTCCAGACCACGATTTGAGCCTGTGCACTTTGTTAgtggtggcagcagtggcagGTCTGGCAATGATGAGAAGGAGAATGACAAGGAGCGCCGTAGGAGTGAGGTGAACAGTGTGAGACAGTGGGACTCAGACTCTGACCGTCCCTCTTATGGCAGCAACCGAGCTCCAGACTCCTCTGCAGCTAGGCCTGCGTTCGACAGAGTTTCATCATACGGTTCTTCTGACTCTTGgcgggatagagaaagagatagagacataccctCAGGTAGTACAAGTGGTTTAGGTCATGGAAGCCAAGGATCCGCCTCAAATTATATGACTAAAATGCAGCAGGACTACTCGGCCAGATATGAGTTCCACAGCACTAGGCATCCGGACACATACGCTCAGGCCCCTAGATTTGATGGATATGGAGGGGGCAGTCGATCAGGGGGCTGGGGGGATTCAGGACGCCAAGGCCTTGGCTTCAGGCAGCAGGACAGACCCACATCCAGCAGACCATTCAGCAGAGTCTACAGCAGCCCAGGGAGGAGCAGCCCCTCATCTGTCTCTGGGTCTTCTTCACAACCCATCCCCATATCTCAAGCCGTGCTGGATGAAAAGCAAAGGCTGATCAATAGTGTGGCATCTGCCATAGCTGTCACTTTAAGAGACCCTGCGTTCATGTGTGGAGCTGAATCTCCTAACTACAATTTCATGCTGAGCCGTAGCATCCAGGCCTGTAAAACCAATCCGGAGTATGTCTATGTCAACCTCAAGGATATCCCTCCAGCAGACCTACCCAAGAACAGGAAAGTACCGACTGATGGCTATGCCTGTGAGCTGAGATGCCAGTGTGTTTACCTTGCTACTGGCTACTCTGGCAGCAAAAACGGGGCCAGGGACCGTGCTTCTGAGCAGGCTATGAAGCTTTTCTTTAAACTGGTGGAGGTCCGTGTAGTGCAGCGCAAATTCAAACACTTCTTGGTCAATGATATTGTGGTCTGCCAAACGCACTGCCCTACCCCTGCGTTTCTACCGGCACTGCGTAACCCAGAGGACAAGCCTACGCCTAGCTCCAAGGGTCAATACGAGCCTGACAAACGCAAGCACTGGACAGATTTTGTCGTTGTTGACAacgctcatgatgccatctgcaTTCTTAACAACTCTGCCGCCTTCAACCGCATGAAGATTGACTACAAGTTCGACGTGGTCCCCAACAGCAGTGCATGGCAATGTAGCGTGTACTTGCAGGATGCACTGGTGGCACAGGCCAGGGGAAGTAAGAAGACGTCTAAACATACAGCAGCTGAAGAGGCAGTGAGGAAACTACGCATGAACCAGGCAGCccggcagcagcaacaacaaccacagcagttCTCTCGAGGGAACCATCACTCTGACCCGTCGGGTGGTCGTTTCGGTAACCAGGGTGGTAGGAAGAAACACTTGAGCGAACTGGTCATCCTGGAGAACTCGGACAATGCCATCTGCATCATCAATGACACTGCCCAGTTCAACAAGGTATCTGCCGATTACAAGTTCACAGTGCTACCAGACCACCGCTGGAGGTGTGAGGTGTTCCTGGAGGGTCAATACGTAGCGGCAGGCATCGGACCCAAGAAAACGGTGAAGCACATTGCAGCAGAGGAGGCCCTGGCCACACTCCGGCAAACACAGGCTGTGGTGAAATCCAACCTCAGGAAGGAGGGTAATGCTGACGCCCTCTCTCGCCACCAGATTCTGACTCGCTCTGGTGAAGAGTCCTCGAGACAGGAGATCAAGGAGGACAATATCGGGAATCAGCTACTCCGCAAGATGGGCTGGAAGGGTGGCGGATTGGGCCGGGAAGGGGAGGGCATCTCTGAGCCCATCAAGGTCAAAGAGCAATTCTCCAGAGAGGGACTGGGTATGGACATGGACAAGTCTGGGAATCAGCTCACCAAACGGAACATCGAGGACATCATCCGTAACTATGCCAGTTCAGACCGCCAGGACGACCTGCGCTTCTCCACTGAGCTCAACAATGATGAACGCAAGCAGATCCACCAGATATCCCAGAAGTATGGCCTGCGCAGTAAGTCTTATGGCCAGGGCAGGCTGCGCTTCCTCATCGTCAGCCGCAAAGTGCACAAAGACCAGCTCATTGGCCAGCTCCTGCAGGAAGGGCAGGTGGGACGCTACGAGCTAGTGAAACCTCAGGCCTCACACTGA